From Lysinibacillus sp. SGAir0095, the proteins below share one genomic window:
- a CDS encoding YwqG family protein translates to MRTEKSIYIPRELESFRNQIESSLVDSIWITPTEGYLSLTDSKFAGYPYLPKSHLYPKDSNDEYMPLLAQINFSDLPINPLFPSKGLLQFFVSNKFSYPIGKKEELLFQQDFKVRYFTTILEKNQLTEDFSHLMMNRGFPIQKEMKLEFHKMSEPVSATDYRREKFLHPEELKDEFHSDVGQTFEGLYLENYLAAEHKLGGYPYFVDCDTRKNSAFLKKFDLLLFQIVSNDEQGIMYGDSGIIKFFINQHALRSLDFSSVYFIAEQF, encoded by the coding sequence GTGCGTACAGAAAAATCAATCTACATACCGAGAGAATTAGAAAGTTTTCGAAACCAAATTGAATCTTCACTCGTAGACTCTATATGGATTACCCCTACTGAAGGGTACCTCTCTTTAACCGATAGCAAGTTTGCAGGATACCCCTATTTGCCTAAATCACATTTGTATCCTAAAGATTCGAATGATGAATATATGCCACTATTGGCTCAAATCAATTTTTCAGACTTACCTATTAATCCTTTGTTTCCAAGCAAAGGCTTATTACAATTTTTTGTGTCAAATAAGTTTAGTTACCCAATTGGGAAGAAAGAAGAATTACTCTTTCAACAAGATTTTAAAGTCCGTTATTTTACGACTATTCTAGAAAAAAATCAACTTACCGAAGATTTTTCCCATTTAATGATGAATAGAGGTTTCCCGATACAAAAAGAAATGAAGCTGGAATTTCACAAAATGTCTGAACCCGTTTCTGCAACTGATTATAGAAGAGAAAAATTTTTACATCCTGAAGAACTTAAAGATGAGTTCCATAGCGATGTCGGGCAAACTTTTGAGGGACTTTACTTGGAAAATTATTTGGCTGCTGAGCATAAATTAGGTGGCTATCCATATTTTGTTGACTGTGACACAAGAAAGAACTCAGCTTTTCTTAAAAAATTCGATCTATTACTATTCCAAATCGTTTCGAACGACGAACAAGGAATTATGTATGGTGATTCAGGAATTATTAAATTCTTTATAAATCAACATGCCCTTAGAAGCCTGGATTTTTCTTCTGTTTATTTTATCGCTGAACAGTTCTGA
- the cls gene encoding cardiolipin synthase, with amino-acid sequence MSIFFNTISVIPIVLIVNIILAIMVIFLERKDPSSTWAWTLVLFFLPLAGFILYLLLGRPMRKKHLFRWEGQKDIGIDKLISYQIEALEENSLDFRFDEVGKYKTLIHMNLKTSDSVLTQDNHIQLYDDGAEKFEALLEDIEHAKDHIHVQYYIFKLDNLGKRIYTALLKKAQQGVKVRILYDEMGSRGLKKRHFKPLLKLGGEVEVFFPSIFPLINPRLNFRNHRKIVIVDGRIGYIGGFNVGDEYLGLNKRFGYWRDTHLRIEGSSVHPLQTRFLLDWNQASDNNINYSERYFPAIPKKGDIAMQIVSSGPDTEFPAIKNGYLKLLMSAKRYIYIQTPYFIPDNSFLNAIEIAALSGIDVRIMIPNKPDHMFVYWATYSYVGQLLRAGAKIYIYEKGFIHAKTIVIDDEASTVGTANIDVRSFSLNFEVNAFIYDRTLSHELAEIFEKDIFDCTELTIEKYENRSGIIKFKESISRLLTPIL; translated from the coding sequence ATGAGTATTTTCTTTAATACCATATCTGTTATTCCGATAGTTCTCATAGTAAATATCATTCTTGCTATTATGGTCATCTTTTTAGAAAGAAAAGATCCTTCTTCTACTTGGGCGTGGACACTCGTACTTTTCTTCCTACCGTTAGCTGGATTTATATTGTATTTATTACTTGGTAGACCCATGCGTAAAAAGCATTTATTTAGGTGGGAAGGTCAAAAGGATATCGGGATTGATAAACTAATCAGCTATCAAATAGAGGCCCTTGAGGAAAATTCACTTGATTTCCGTTTCGACGAGGTTGGTAAATATAAAACTTTAATTCATATGAATCTAAAAACAAGTGATTCCGTTTTAACACAAGATAACCATATCCAGCTTTATGATGATGGGGCTGAAAAGTTCGAGGCTTTACTCGAAGATATCGAGCATGCAAAGGATCATATCCACGTACAATACTATATATTTAAATTAGATAATCTAGGAAAACGCATTTATACTGCACTTTTAAAGAAAGCGCAACAAGGTGTGAAGGTTCGAATTCTTTATGACGAAATGGGTTCGCGAGGGTTGAAAAAGAGACATTTCAAACCACTACTTAAACTTGGTGGGGAGGTAGAAGTATTCTTCCCTTCTATTTTCCCACTCATCAATCCGCGCTTAAACTTTAGAAACCACCGTAAAATTGTCATCGTTGATGGGCGCATAGGTTATATCGGTGGGTTCAACGTTGGCGATGAATACTTAGGCTTAAATAAGAGATTTGGTTATTGGCGCGATACGCATTTAAGGATTGAAGGGAGCTCTGTCCATCCCCTTCAAACTCGCTTTTTATTAGATTGGAACCAGGCCAGCGATAATAATATCAACTATTCCGAAAGGTACTTCCCTGCCATTCCTAAAAAAGGCGACATTGCAATGCAAATTGTTTCAAGTGGGCCCGATACAGAATTCCCAGCAATCAAAAATGGGTATTTGAAACTACTCATGAGCGCTAAGCGTTATATTTACATCCAGACACCTTATTTCATACCAGATAATAGTTTTTTAAATGCAATTGAAATCGCCGCGCTTTCTGGAATTGATGTACGTATCATGATTCCAAATAAGCCTGACCATATGTTTGTGTATTGGGCTACCTATTCATATGTTGGTCAACTATTACGAGCCGGAGCCAAAATCTATATTTACGAAAAAGGATTTATTCATGCAAAAACCATCGTCATAGATGATGAAGCCTCGACAGTAGGTACAGCGAACATTGATGTTCGCAGCTTTAGTTTGAACTTTGAGGTTAATGCTTTTATTTATGATCGTACACTTTCCCATGAGCTGGCAGAAATATTCGAAAAGGATATATTCGATTGCACAGAGTTAACAATTGAAAAATATGAGAATCGTTCAGGTATTATTAAATTCAAGGAATCCATATCGAGATTATTAACACCCATCTTGTAA
- a CDS encoding M15 family metallopeptidase: MKRTTTYGYKNDSKKKYIWISVGVVVILAAAIAVFYYFYQNNENKTAQPAPTESVEEQNSEQEEKTEENESNLMDEGNTTDSNEEQGESEQQITNNGYIEGQPLPTEPTFVEGVLIANKKYPLPSTFAPGESEEARNAFEQMATDARIAGFELVAFSSYRSFEYQDTLYHNYVNRDGQDNADRYSARPGYSEHQTGLAFDIGEKGKEDLWLTEEFGETEAGKWLVENAHKYGFILRYPQGKEEITGYMYESWHFRYLGVDLAGKVKQANVTLEEYLGVE, encoded by the coding sequence ATTTTGGCGGCAGCAATTGCTGTTTTTTACTATTTCTATCAAAATAACGAGAATAAGACGGCACAACCTGCTCCGACTGAATCGGTTGAGGAGCAAAATAGTGAACAAGAAGAGAAAACTGAAGAAAATGAATCGAATCTTATGGATGAAGGAAACACAACGGATTCAAATGAGGAACAGGGAGAATCAGAACAGCAAATTACTAATAACGGCTATATTGAAGGGCAACCATTGCCAACAGAACCAACCTTTGTTGAAGGGGTTCTCATAGCCAATAAAAAGTATCCATTGCCAAGTACGTTTGCCCCGGGTGAAAGCGAAGAAGCCCGTAATGCATTTGAACAAATGGCAACTGATGCAAGAATAGCTGGTTTTGAGCTAGTTGCATTTAGTTCTTACCGTTCTTTTGAATATCAAGATACGCTCTATCATAATTATGTTAACCGCGATGGGCAAGATAATGCAGATCGCTATAGTGCAAGACCTGGATACTCTGAGCATCAGACTGGGCTAGCCTTTGATATTGGTGAAAAGGGAAAAGAGGATTTATGGCTAACTGAAGAATTTGGTGAAACAGAAGCGGGAAAATGGCTTGTCGAAAATGCACATAAATACGGATTTATCCTTCGTTATCCTCAAGGGAAAGAGGAAATTACAGGATATATGTATGAATCTTGGCATTTCCGATATTTGGGTGTAGATTTAGCTGGAAAGGTTAAACAAGCGAATGTAACCTTAGAAGAATATCTAGGTGTTGAGTAA